The following proteins come from a genomic window of Diorhabda sublineata isolate icDioSubl1.1 chromosome 7, icDioSubl1.1, whole genome shotgun sequence:
- the LOC130447094 gene encoding major facilitator superfamily domain-containing protein 12-like translates to MNGYEKNMFFEDRSNRFCCLPFQKLSYGLGHIFNDLCAAMWFSYTLFYLQVVLDMESTTAGMLLMIGQIVDSLATPAVGYCIDYTKHRRLWHLGGTIAVTIGFSLIFSLKPDSFTLSIILYYITGIFLFQIGWATVQISHLSIIPEISRSYKHSSDLTAIRYIASVCCNICVYSITLMILKNDETKDSIGPNDFYKFKEIAVSIIFIGLLSSMLFYCGLLGKYDQEYEPLLRDEIVDIEMVELHGMNQKHFLKQAIIYCVSIMYMCSRLFTTLNLIYMPLYIEERGSLNDIGKDRIRQTVASIPLTSYLTSFVTSLLLKCLVGIVSDKITYCFGSIIGLVTSIWIGVGLSTKTDLELYSIAALLGVTGSTTMVSSLCLTANFVKTNGIGGGMVYSFVTFTDKLISGSVVFIVQHLQCASRNSCPYFYKHALTFICASVSLIAILALISLHIKNRRGMHLLTTS, encoded by the exons atgaatggatatgaaaaaaacatgtttttcgaGGATAGATCCAATAGATTTTGTTGTTTACCCTTTCAAAAATTAAGTTACGGTTTGGGGCACATATTCAACGATCTCTGTGCGGCAATGTGGTTCAGTTATACGTTGTTTTACCTACAAGTTGTGCTCGATATGGAATCAACGACAGCGGGAATGCTCTTAATGATAG GACAAATTGTTGATTCATTAGCAACACCAGCTGTGGGATATTGTATTGATTATACCAAACATCGACGACTTTGGCATTTGGGAG GAACAATAGCCGTTACTATAggattttctttaatattttctttgaaaccaGATAGTTTCAcgctatcaattattttatattacatcacaggtatatttctttttcaaatcgGTTGGGCAACTGTACAAATATCGCATTTGTCTATTATACCCGAGATTTCAAGAAGTTATAAACATAGTTCAGATTTAACAGCAATAAG gtaCATAGCCTCAGTGTGTTGTAACATCTGTGTTTATTCAATAACACTAATGATTCTTAAAAATGATGAAACGAAAGACAGTATAGGTCcaaacgatttttataaattcaag GAAATAGCCgtttctatcatatttattggTTTATTATCGTCTATGTTATTTTATTGTGGATTGCTCGGTAAATACGATCAAGAATATGAGCCTTTATTGAGAGATGAAATAGTCGATATAGAAATGGTCGAATTACATGGGAtgaatcaaaaacattttcttaaacAAGCCATAATTTACTGCGTATCTATAAT gtaCATGTGTTCAAGATTATTTACGACTTTAAATTTGATATACATGCCGTTATATATAGAAGAACGTGGTTCTTTAAATGATATTGGGAAAGATCGAATAAGACAAACGGTAGCTAGCATTCCTTTAACTTCTTATTTAACTTCATTCGTTACATCTCTATTGCTCAAATGTCTGGTTGGTATTGTAAGTGATAAg ATAACTTATTGTTTTGGGTCGATAATTGGTTTGGTAACGTCAATATGGATAGGAGTAGGACTATCAACAAAAACTGATTTAGAACTTTACAGTATCGCAGCATTACTAg GTGTTACTGGATCAACAACTATGGTTTCTAGCCTGTGTCTAACGGCTAATTTCGTGAAAACCAATGGGATTGGTGGGGGCATGGTATACAGTTTTGTAACTTTCACAGATAAACTTATATCTGGATCGGTTGTTTTCATAGTTCAACACTT acAGTGTGCTTCTCGAAATTCATGTCCATATTTCTATAAACACGCCTTGACGTTTATTTGTGCATCGGTTTCTTTAATAGCAATATTAGCTTTAATCTCATTACATATCAAAAACAGAAGAGGAATGCATTTATTAACAACATCGTAA
- the LOC130446209 gene encoding glycerophosphodiester phosphodiesterase 1 isoform X1, whose protein sequence is MKTDFFYLIPSALTIVYATYGSWFLISEIFTTLMPLTLIFTGALVCLVFIFRIPPPTTASVEAVLGKIIEDPVGDNNGFVIKTIAHRGAGLDAPENTIEAFKKCHEKGCDIIELDVCLTADQVPIVFHDSDLERMADMNVLIKNIKYEDLANIDISVKHAYRDSFPNAHVPTLEQAVQQMLGMGQRIFIDIKEPNSKIVPLIIKIFEKYPELKTKAVVTSFFPNIIYLIRRSSPDIIGCLAWKADNFRHSSLKNSTFCNTKQMKVLKNALFWILDCLHSWALPRITYYVLGLSVILLHKDLVCSETIRNWRSKGVRVIVWTVNSPIEKQYMYRTLKIPYLTDTLTGETTVHSTMQS, encoded by the exons atgaaaacagattttttctacttaatccCCAGTGCATTAACAATCGTCTATGCTACTTACGGTAGTTGGTTCCTCATTTCGGAAATTTTTACTACTTTAATGCCATTAACTTTGATATTTACCGGAGCATtagtttgtttagtttttatatttagaatacCACCTCCTACTACGGCTTCCGTTGAAGCTGTTTTgggaaaaattattgaagatcCTGTTGGGGACAACAACggttttgttataaaaactatagcTCACAGAGGAGCGGGTTTAGATGCACCGGAAAATACCATAGAAGCTTTCAAAAAA tgtCACGAAAAAGGTTGTGATATAATAGAATTAGATGTATGTCTTACGGCGGATCAAGTTCCGATAGTTTTTCACGATTCCGATTTAGAAAGAATGGCCGATATGAatgttttaatcaaaaatataaagtatGAAGATTTAGCAAACATCGACATATCCGTAAAACATGCATACAG AGATTCATTTCCTAACGCTCATGTACCAACTTTAGAACAAGCTGTACAACAAATGCTCGGGATGGGGcaaagaatatttattgatattaaagaACCTAACAGTAAG ATTGTCCCtttgattataaaaatcttCGAAAAATATCCAGAATTAAAAACTAAAGCTGTTGTGACAtcattttttcctaatataatatattta ataCGAAGAAGCTCGCCGGATATTATTGGATGTTTAGCATGGAAAGCGGATAATTTCAGACATAGtagtttgaaaaattcgactttttgTAATACGAAGCAAATGAAAGTACTAAAAAACGCTCTATTTTGGATTTTAGACTGCCTCCACTCATGGGCATTGCCCAGAATCACATACTATGTCTTAGGATTGTCGGTTATTTTGTTACACAAAGATTTGGTTTGTAG TGAAACGATTCGAAATTGGCGGTCGAAAGGGGTGAGAGTTATAGTTTGGACTGTTAATAGTCCAATTGAAAAGCAATATATGTATCGTACActtaaaataccttatttgaCAGATACACTTACAGGTGAAACAACCGTGCATAGTACTATGCAAagttaa
- the LOC130447092 gene encoding retinol dehydrogenase 13-like, translating to MSLTDPVRKIALVTGANKGLGFEIALKLSQKNFKVIMADKDNQTQSKDKIICQSNNDDIHTYNLDLASFESVKNFVKQFSSDLNKLDVLINNAGIFCMKKKKTVDCLDGVMQVNHLSSFLLTTLLEDKLKASGNSRIVFITSNGSMAHRMSVEKLKTPDYFTPHFISGAIHYYNTKLCNMISSKGFSEKLKDFNITSNCVHPDMMNTTFLTANHCGDTGFFSKIEYSVAKCIVQSVTKDVKQCVDGVCFLATSNRIKNVTGKYFYNYQLHSEPKILENEQFCNDIWNETEKLTGLK from the coding sequence ATGTCCTTAACGGATCCCGTACGAAAAATAGCTCTAGTAACAGGTGCAAATAAAGGACTTGGTTTTGAAATAGCCCTAAAATTATcgcaaaaaaatttcaaggtaATTATGGCCGATAAAGATAACCAAACACAGTCTAAAGATAAGATAATTTGTCAGTCGAATAACGATGATATCCATACGTATAACTTAGATTTAGCTTCTTTTGAATCtgttaaaaattttgtcaaacaaTTTTCGTcggatttaaataaattggacGTTTTAATAAACAACGCTGGTATATTTtgtatgaagaagaaaaaaactgtCGATTGTTTAGATGGCGTTATGCAAGTTAATCATTTAAGCTCGTTTTTATTAACTACCCTTTTGGAGGATAAACTAAAAGCATCTGGTAATTCCAGGATTGTATTTATTACATCCAACGGTTCGATGGCTCATAGAATGTcagtagaaaaattaaaaaccccGGACTATTTCACCCCACATTTTATTTCCGGCGCTATACATTATTATAACACCAAACTTTGTAATATGATTTCATCGAAAGGTTTTTCggaaaaattgaaagattttaACATTACTAGTAATTGCGTTCACCCGGATATGATGAACACGACGTTTCTAACCGCAAATCACTGTGGCGATACaggatttttttccaaaatcgaATATTCTGTAGCTAAATGTATAGTTCAAAGTGTTACTAAGGACGTTAAGCAATGTGTGGATGGAGTTTGTTTTCTAGCTACTTCTAATAGAATCAAAAATGTGACCgggaaatatttttacaattatcaatTACACAGTGAacctaaaattttggaaaatgaacAGTTTTGTAATGATATTTGGAATGAAACTGAAAAACTAACaggattaaaataa
- the LOC130446209 gene encoding glycerophosphodiester phosphodiesterase 1 isoform X2 — protein MKTDFFYLIPSALTIVYATYGSWFLISEIFTTLMPLTLIFTGALVCLVFIFRIPPPTTASVEAVLGKIIEDPVGDNNGFVIKTIAHRGAGLDAPENTIEAFKKCHEKGCDIIELDVCLTADQVPIVFHDSDLERMADMNVLIKNIKYEDLANIDISVKHAYRDSFPNAHVPTLEQAVQQMLGMGQRIFIDIKEPNSKIRRSSPDIIGCLAWKADNFRHSSLKNSTFCNTKQMKVLKNALFWILDCLHSWALPRITYYVLGLSVILLHKDLVCSETIRNWRSKGVRVIVWTVNSPIEKQYMYRTLKIPYLTDTLTGETTVHSTMQS, from the exons atgaaaacagattttttctacttaatccCCAGTGCATTAACAATCGTCTATGCTACTTACGGTAGTTGGTTCCTCATTTCGGAAATTTTTACTACTTTAATGCCATTAACTTTGATATTTACCGGAGCATtagtttgtttagtttttatatttagaatacCACCTCCTACTACGGCTTCCGTTGAAGCTGTTTTgggaaaaattattgaagatcCTGTTGGGGACAACAACggttttgttataaaaactatagcTCACAGAGGAGCGGGTTTAGATGCACCGGAAAATACCATAGAAGCTTTCAAAAAA tgtCACGAAAAAGGTTGTGATATAATAGAATTAGATGTATGTCTTACGGCGGATCAAGTTCCGATAGTTTTTCACGATTCCGATTTAGAAAGAATGGCCGATATGAatgttttaatcaaaaatataaagtatGAAGATTTAGCAAACATCGACATATCCGTAAAACATGCATACAG AGATTCATTTCCTAACGCTCATGTACCAACTTTAGAACAAGCTGTACAACAAATGCTCGGGATGGGGcaaagaatatttattgatattaaagaACCTAACAGTAAG ataCGAAGAAGCTCGCCGGATATTATTGGATGTTTAGCATGGAAAGCGGATAATTTCAGACATAGtagtttgaaaaattcgactttttgTAATACGAAGCAAATGAAAGTACTAAAAAACGCTCTATTTTGGATTTTAGACTGCCTCCACTCATGGGCATTGCCCAGAATCACATACTATGTCTTAGGATTGTCGGTTATTTTGTTACACAAAGATTTGGTTTGTAG TGAAACGATTCGAAATTGGCGGTCGAAAGGGGTGAGAGTTATAGTTTGGACTGTTAATAGTCCAATTGAAAAGCAATATATGTATCGTACActtaaaataccttatttgaCAGATACACTTACAGGTGAAACAACCGTGCATAGTACTATGCAAagttaa
- the LOC130446211 gene encoding mitotic checkpoint protein BUB3, which yields MKSQIEYKLKSAPEDAISSVKFGPNTNQFLLASSWDGNVRLYDVLANNLRHKYSHDAAVLDCCFTDAVHSYSGGLDATLKSFDFNATKESTVGTHAGPIKCVDYCSEVNAILSGSWDHHVKIWDPRTPMCNGTYNQGERVYTMSVCGDKFIVGTALRKILVWDIRNMAYTMQKRESNLKYQTRAIKCFPNKQGYVLSSIEGRVAVDYLDTHPDVQKKKYAFKCHRIKEDGMEKIYPVNAISFHPAYNTFATGGSDGYVNIWDGFNKKRLCQFHQYHTSITSLSFSHNGAVLAIACSYFLGEENLPDPMPEDVIYIRTVTDQETKPKYVSQG from the coding sequence atgaaatcgcAAATCGAATATAAACTGAAATCGGCACCAGAAGACGCAATTTCCTCAGTTAAATTTGGTCCAAACaccaatcaatttttattagcCAGTTCCTGGGATGGAAATGTAAGACTATACGATGTACTAGCTAATAATTTGAGACACAAGTATTCCCATGATGCTGCAGTACTAGACTGTTGTTTTACCGACGCCGTACATTCTTACAGTGGAGGCTTAGACGCAACtttaaaatcatttgattttaatGCCACAAAAGAGAGCACAGTCGGAACTCACGCCGGACCAATAAAATGTGTAGACTATTGTAGTGAAGTGAACGCGATCTTAAGTGGAAGCTGGGATCATCATGTCAAAATATGGGACCCTCGAACACCAATGTGTAACGGTACTTACAATCAAGGTGAAAGAGTTTACACTATGAGCGTTTGTGGAGACAAGTTTATAGTTGGGACAGCCTTGAGAAAAATCTTGGTGTGGGACATTAGAAATATGGCTTACACTATGCAAAAACGCGAATCGAACTTAAAATATCAAACTAGAGCTATAAAATGTTTCCCAAATAAACAAGGTTATGTCCTGAGCAGCATAGAAGGTAGAGTAGCTGTGGATTATTTAGACACACACCCGGATGTACAGAAGAAAAAATACGCGTTCAAATGTCACAGGATCAAAGAAGAcggtatggaaaaaatttatccTGTAAATGCCATCAGTTTCCATCCGGCTTATAATACCTTCGCCACCGGTGGATCTGACGGTTATGTTAATATTTGGGATGGTTTTAATAAGAAACGGTTATGTCAGTTCCATCAGTACCATACCTCGATAACATCGCTGAGTTTCAGCCATAATGGCGCGGTACTAGCGATTGCATGTTCGTATTTTCTAGGAGAAGAAAATTTACCTGATCCTATGCCTGAGGACGTTATTTATATTAGAACAGTGACTGATCAAGAAACGAAACCCAAATATGTTTCACAAggttga
- the LOC130446207 gene encoding gastrula zinc finger protein XlCGF26.1-like, protein MDRNRTVSVDEFPTICRICLSTSDLLPFISINIRKVFNNITNIKVVENDLLPKNICKNCLNQLENISQFIEQSIVNHSLLIGALDQGNVKLSEDWAKIDYHVKEDEDQKPLTVFECDICKVTFTNKKLLIHHVKQHLNQKVSVNIISNKNSCDLKCEICGKLFSTNIALLKHNKMHKRIKEFQVKSVKYKCEECDRVLSSIYALESHKKTHTGERPFKCEHCEKDFPYLGSLIIHTRLHTGETPYICSVCNKGYRSSTSLKKHKEKHVTEEDIINNDEKNLSDRLQKIKCSFCDKILSKHGYGTHLRTHTNSKKIFCCTICNKMFQKHSHLQRHVRIHTGERPFVCKICNKAFVQNGDLKRHTTIHCDQREFQCQYCGKQFFTKCSLSTHILHHCKISKKKSQGDEMKIEIKSKVNERPFLCTICGKSFTANSSLKVHNRLHTGENPFVCNICNKAYNNSSALKKHIMRYHTQEKPHVCMVCQKGFHDSASLKRHVKLVHSVLDNIKNNFENYTSK, encoded by the exons ATGGATAGAAATAGAACCGTATCTGTTGATGAATTTCCAACAATATGTAGAATATGTCTATCAACCAGTGATTTGTTACCGTTTATTTCTATCAATATCCGCaaagtttttaacaatattacGAATATAAAG gTTGTAGAAAACGATCTATTgccaaaaaatatttgcaaaaactGTTTGAAccaattagaaaatatatcgCAATTCATAGAACAGTCTATAGTCAATCATTCCCTTTTAATTGGGGCATTAGATCAAGGTAATGTTAAATTATCTGAAGATTGGGCTAAAATCGACTATCACGTAAAAGAAGACGAAGATCAAAAACCACTTACAGTATTCGAATGTGATATTTGTAAAGTGAcatttaccaataaaaaattactgatcCATCATGTGAAACAGCACTTGAACCAAAAAGTTTCAGTAAACATCATTTCCAACAAGAATTCGTGTGatttaaaatgtgaaatttgtggAAAAT tATTTAGTACAAACATTGCTTTACTCAAACACAACAAAATGcataaaagaataaaagaatTTCAAGTTAAAAGTGTTAAATATAAATGTGAAGAATGTGATCGAGTTTTAAGTTCAATATATGCTTTAGAAAGCCATAAAAAAACACATACTGGTGAAAGACCATTTAAATGCGAACACTGCGAAAAAGATTTTCCTTACCTCGGAAGTCTCATTATCCACACAAGACTTCACACag GAGAAACCCCGTATATTTGCTCGGTTTGTAATAAAGGTTATCGAAGTTCTACTAGTCttaaaaaacataaagaaaaacaCGTCACAGAAGAGGATATCATTAATAACGATGAAAAAAACTTGTCTGATCGTTTGCAAAAGataaaatgttcattttgtgataaaatactCAGTAAACATGGTTATGGAACTCATTTGAGAACGCATacaaatagtaaaaaaatcttttgctGCACCATTTGCAACAAGATGTTTCAAAAACATTCTCATTTACAGAGACACGTTAGAATCCACACAG GTGAACGTCCATTTGTTTGTAAAATTTGCAACAAAGCTTTTGTTCAAAATGGCGATTTGAAACGACATACGACAATCCATTGTGACCAAAGGGAATTCCAATGTCAATATTGTGGgaaacaatttttcacgaaATGTTCCCTTAGCACACATATTTTACACCATtgcaaaatttccaaaaaaaaatctcaagGAGATGAgatgaaaatcgaaattaaatCTAAAGTAAACGAGAGACCTTTCTTATGCACTATATGTGGGAAATCGTTTACTGCGAATAGCAGCTTGAAGGTCCACAATAGATTACATACAGGGGAAAATCcatttgtttgtaatatttgtaACAAGGCCTACAACAATTCTAGTgctttgaaaaaacatataatgaGATATCATACCCAAGAAAAACCCCACGTTTGTATGGTTTGTCAAAAAGGTTTTCACGATTCGGCAAGTTTGAAAAGGCATGTCAAATTAGTACATTCGGTATtagataatattaaaaataattttgaaaactacaCTTCTAAATGa
- the LOC130446208 gene encoding gastrula zinc finger protein XlCGF8.2DB-like, whose translation MADISVYFDDFSSICRICLNKGNIQPFAQNLFTLYLYLIDSQMNEDKLPKHVCIYCNAKLKDFSAFIDECKTKELILIKIYEEQINQESNLSDNESDRQSAPEEPDSLKVTRPRATIKRKNKKNEPYECKMCNKIFYGKSSFGNHSRMHKYKKEPKKFLCNYCGKNFMKSSHLERHIRSHTGIKPFECGNCGKSFIQSNDLKRHLLTHTREKIFQCKHCNKGFHQKSCLSNHIMTHTNEKNFPCNFCDKKFTMKTYLNIHMRIHTGQKLFQCTHCNKQFHQKSGLNNHILTHTGEKPFKCTQCDKTFIQSNHLKEHQRIHSGEKPYICSYCGKNFTYSSTLKVHLRQHTGETPHVCSYCGKGYRDSSNLRRHTNRHHKNIEDRCKK comes from the exons ATGGCCGATATATCTGTTTATTTCGACgatttttcaagtatttgtcgtatttgtttaaataaaggaaatataCAACCGTTCGCCCAAAACTTATTTACTTTGTATCTATATTTAATAGATAGTCag ATGAATGAAGATAAATTACCTAAACACGtctgtatttattgtaatgcTAAACTTAAAGACTTTTCTGCTTTTATCGACGAGTGTAAAACAAAAGAACTCATCTTAATTAAAATATACGAGGAACAAATTAATCAAGAAAGTAATTTATCAGATAATGAATCAGATAGGCAAAGTGCGCCAGAAGAGCCCGATTCTTTAAAAGTTACGCGTCCACGTGCAACAATTAAgcgcaaaaacaaaaaaaacgaacCCTACGAATGCAAAAtgtgtaataaaatattctatggAAAATCGTCGTTTGGCAATCACTCTCGAAtgcataaatataaaaaagaaccgaaaaaatttttgtgtaacTATTGCgggaaaaatttcatgaaaagctCTCATTTGGAAAGACACATTAGAAGTCATACTGGAATTAAACCGTTCGAATGTGGAAACTGCGGTAAAAGTTTTATCCAAAGCAACGATTTAAAGAGACATCTATTGACGCATACGagggaaaaaatatttcag tGTAAACATTGTAATAAAGGATTTCATCAAAAATCATGCCTTTCGAATCATATTATGACACATactaatgaaaaaaactttCCCTGCAATTTTTGCGATAAAAAATTCACTATGAAAACGTATCTCAACATACACATGAGGATACATACAGGTCAGAAGTTATTTCAA TGTACTCATTGTAACAAACAGTTTCACCAGAAAAGTGGTCTAAATAACCACATACTAACCCATACGGGTGAGAAACCGTTCAAATGTACCCAATGTGATAAAACTTTCATACAATCAAATCATCTTAAGGAACATCAGAGAATCCATAGTGGAGAAAAACCCTATATTTGTTCATACTGTGGTAAAAATTTCACTTACAGCAGCACATTAAAAGTTCACTTACGTCAACATACAGGGGAAACACCACACGTATGTTCTTATTGTGGGAAAGGTTATAGGGATTCAAGTAATTTACGGAGACATACCAATAGAcatcataaaaatatagaagatagatgcaaaaagtga